The DNA segment AGGATTCCTCAGGCAGAGAGTTGAACGCGGGGTCATTTCCTGCACTAATTTTGAGCCAAGGGAGAGCATGCAGCATTGGTGTGCACCAGAACGAATGGAGTTGTGGGACTTTGTGAAGCTAGTTAATGtaggtaaaacaaaataatgaagaaacattttagtAGGAGTAAGAGAGTATGACAAATGGAGCTGATCTTACAGCCTGTCCGCTTCTGTAAACAAAGCTCACCAGCAAATAACTGATACTTCTTATTTTCTCATTGTGTTAGTCCATGCATCCTTCACCTTCACCTTTTCTATAACTTACAGATGCCTGACATGATGTgaatttttctgtctctctctctctcacacactcaccacaTACTCTCCTTAACATTAAGTCTGTATATTCATCAACATTACAACATGACTATCGTTAGTGTCATCCCTGTCTCCACCTGTTGTCAAACTGAGTGAAGTTGAGGACGATGACGGATGGTGGATTCTCGAGGCCCCGGGGGAAGCGCAGGAGGGCGATCTCGCCGAGTGGGTCCACAGGTTGTCCGCGCTGTAAGTACGGTTCGTTTTCCATCGTCACGATGATTACTGTGCAGCCCCGGTTCACCAACGCCCTCGCTGGCTGGCCTcgcactgtcacacacacatcaccgCTAGTCTCACTGACTACCTGATAAAACACCTGGGTAGCGCCGCAGTCTCGAGTAAATACTAGTATTATACCAGCCTGtctaggaaaacaaaaagtaggACTGTTTAAAGCCTCACTGTCAAGCAGACAACAGGATTGTATAAAACCTTTCTGTCAagcaaaaaatgattttaactcCATTGTCCAGTTTTTCACCTGTCCACCTTGGAGTCAAAGGAAGCGTTGTTAAGGTCTAATGCCAAAACTAGACAAACTTCACTGTttcacctctctctttctctctctcacacacacacactccttaTAACTCTCTTTAACTTCTTCTCTCGCCATGCACGCCGTGCACACTTGACTACAGGCAGGACGTGAAGTCGCCATCTTACGTACGTGTCACGTTCTGAAGCTGCCTCATCGTGCCATCGAAGTGCTGGTAGACCAGGACTCCTCCCAAAGTCACATTCCACGTCTGTCGGTAAGTCACGATCACCATTTCCTGGCAAACCGCCACGTCAGTCAGCTTGAGGCCCGGGTATGGCACCTGGTACACGGGCGCGAGCGTGAGAGGGTCAAGGTTCACCCTGAGGACGTGCAGCATGGTGTCACCTGCAAACAGGTTCGACGTCGCGTAAAGGTCGCTGCTAACTTTGGCTGGTCCTAGTATAGAATCGTCTAATATCAGGTTGTTATAGACAGGTGTGACATAACCTTGGTACCGTCCAGTCTAACATCACCTTGTCACAGACAGCTCGAGCACCAAGAGAACATCTCTCAACGACACGAGGTCAAATTTGCTGTTTGCACCTGTGGCGGGCCTTTTGATGTATCGTCACCCCTGGGGTGAAGGGGAAGTGGGTACCAAGTGTTGGTATCGTCTGTTTCTCtattataaatactttaattatttaatttcacaCATACCGACAGTGTATATCAGTCCGCTCTCGACGTCATACACAAAGCGATGCACCGCGTTGTCATCAAAGCTGTTGGGAGGGCCGCCGGTTTCCATGGTGTTGGACAGGTAGACTGTGGTCAGGTGACTAAGGCGCACCTGGAAGGCCACACACTGGGCCAACAGCATGCAAAGGGAGGTGATCATCAGGGTAGACTGCATGATCGCTGCTTGACTGACGATGCCGACTTGTGCTGAAACATTAtcgcaaaaacaaacaaacaaacaaacaaacaaacaaacaaacaaacaaacatcaaacgatttttttacgcaaacgaaaaaaaaaaatgtaacctgTCTACCGTTGACTATCACAGCGCCCTGACATCCGATCCCATTGATGATAACTTCAGTACCGCCATCTTGATGTTTTACCATGCTTACCGTATTtattatacatatacacatatgctCTCATAATACTTCATTTTCCATGTTCTATACTGCTACATATCTGCCTCCTGTCAGCTCCGATATGTGTGACTTTGTTGTCATCTGTGagttttttctgttgttatttgttattttcacaacgtgtgcttttatttgttattgaatACGAATAGCTAAATGGAAAAGTTGTTTCACTGGGGGAGGATCACTCATTAAAAGCTTGTACTTTTGTTAGCACGCCGTCTGctctaaagtaaataaagtttcgatgattaaaaaaagaaataattaaagacTTTCGTACATGATTTGCCATAAATACATTCATATACTTACAGAACTGTCAATTCACACTATCCTCCAGCAAGGCAAATAACCGTTTAACATCAGCTCCTCCAGTCCGCGTCCTCTAGTGGAGGTGGTAACCAAGGCAACAGTAAGATGCAGAGATGGACACAGGCTGACCAAGTCTTCAAAGTTGAGAACTATGTGTGAGGTCTGCAGAACTCGATGTGTTCCCCAAGAGGTCTGAGAGGTCTGAGATGCTGAGAGGTGTGAGCTGCCCACACATGCACTGACCCAGCTGCATATCTGCTGACCCCAGGGTCACCGACGAGACAAGACAGGGTGTCACCTTACTCCTTGCACAATGTTCTTGTCGCACTCCGCTGTCTTGTGTTTCCAGTCCCTTCTCATTAGCTGTTAACTGGTTCCAGATTTGTCATATCCCTAAAAGCAGCCCTGTGTCGCAAAACCTGATATGCGTGTGAGCGATGAggtctccctccccctttccTATCAGTGATGCGGTGatggggtcacgtgacggcaTAGGGGTGATGCTCTCTGATACTATGTCTCTGATTCTGGACAAAACTGTACTTAGTGACTCGTGTGGGTGTACTTACATGTATGTAACCTGTCTACAAATGTGTATCTCCCCTTAAATCATAGTTCTAACATACTGGAGATACTTTTCACCTCCGAGATATTGTATATTCAGAGCAGCATCTCAACAGTAGTTGACGACAAAAAGTGTATATCTGCCcaacattaaattataaatatccCCTTTCTCACACATTATTTGTGACTTCCTTGCATTCTTCTGAAAATTGAGGATGGCTGATGAGTTTTCCTTCCTGTAAATTATCAATCATGTAACTTCTCAGTGTCACTCACCTTTGAGCACCGATCAGCAACTCCACTAGTCTCTGTTGACTATCACAGCCCCTGACATCCGATCCCATCGCAGGGTAAAGGCACTTTCTGGGACAAAAACTATCTACTCATAGCACGCGGGGTCCTgcactcactcattcacacatACAGTCTCACACATTATTTTCAGGACAGTTTACCGACAGCAGACGTAAAGACAGAATGAAGCTGCAGGTGGAAGGCAAGGAGAAAAgagaaggggtgggtgggtcagcGTGGCAAAGACAACATGTAGCAACTACATAGAAACCTGTAACCTGTCTAAAGAAACATATAGCACCTACTCATAAACATGTAGCGACTATACAGAAACATGTAGTAGGTCAACAAACATGTGACAAGGGTTATGAAACTGAGTGCTGAATTCTACTATGGGTACTATGCCTGCAACTACACCACTACAGCGACTATGTTTACCACTACTGTAACTATTATGATACTATGGCTGCTATGGCGGCTACTGTAGCTACTatcataacatttaaaaaataacatctcAAAAACAAGCCACCGCTGTACAAATCACACAGGATTCAAGCAGGTCATCTTCTCCCACGGCAAGGTGACCCTATACCTtataaaatgtcacgtgactatacAACATTCGTTCGGTCACTGACATCGCATGATCATTAAAGTCAatcaattataaataaaaattgaaaagcaaaGTCTTTATGTAGGACGGCCAGCACAACCACCTGTCTTCTGGATTTGTGCTTGGgttatcttctttctttgggtttttttttttttttttttttttgggggggggggcattttTGACAATTCCTAGTATTATTACTTGTTATAAAAATAACGGGCATGACATAGTGATCCAgtttataaaaagttaaaatattgtatCCTGATTTAGGAAAGACGGAATTCTTATCTTCGTTCTTGGCACGTGAGAAGTCAACAGGTGTAGCATGTTCCAGTCCTTTTATATAAGGTCTGATGTAATGTCTGGTATTTACCAGCCGGGCCCTCAATAAGTAAGGTAAGAATGGGGACACAGACATGGCAGAATACTTTGTTTTTACTTACTAATAAACAGCATGTCTGGTAATGCGGTCACAGCTTTAGTACGCCTCCTAAATACTAccaataaacagacagacaatatTGGTTGTGTTCAGAAAACATTGCAGCTGTAAGAAAACATTGCAGCTGTCTGTAAAAGAATTCCGATGACAGCCTGAGAGGGTCTGTGCTGTTTGTACCGGCGATTATCACACCATTTCATCGTCTTTGACGATCTGATCTGATCAGACGACAGGAAGCAAGACTGATAAGGATTCAAACTTTTCTCAGCTGTTGGTCGTTAACATCAAGTCACGTGGGACCgtcataattttgttaatgaCTATCTACACTAATCCACTCTGCTTTGTATTGATAGTGTGGATGAAATATATTGCAGAATTAGGAAGGGAAAAGCTAGTTGGTAGAGGGAGAGACACATTTCTAAAAAGAACTAGTTCAAGAATCATGGCTACTTCCGATGAAGGTTGTTTTAGGTGACAGGGGACGTACATGACAACTGAGAGGATTTGACATACAAACacgattatttattttgaaccCAATGAAAATTGTAGTCACAATGAAAGGAAACGAAGAGCAGGATTTTTTCCGGTTTTGGTTGCAGATCTCACCTGATCTCATCATATCTCACCATGAAGATCTTCTTGATCCTCTGCGCTTGCGCAGTCGTCTCGTCAGCCCCATACTCAAGTATTCTTGAACAGATTCTGAAACTTGAGGAACTGCTGATTAAGAGTGAGTTTGTTTGGAAACAGGATGCACATCGGTTATTAcacgagcgcgcacacaccgacacaccacacaaacacgcgTCCAACATGCACGtacgtatgcacacacacacactcacacacgcatattctctatttctcttagtcttacacacacacaggcattcTGCGACACATTCTGTAGCAGAGCAACcagtggaacacaccgctgtacatcaatttcatcgacctggagaaggcttttgacagcattcaccgagagtccttatggaagatcctgagggattacggagtccctgcaaaacttgttcaggtcattgcaatgctgtacaacaatttcaaatcccaggttgtctgtgacagggagctcacagaccccttcaacgtcagtaccggggtgaagcagggctgcattctgtcgccgttcctcttcatcctggccatggactggatcatgaagacttccaccgacagtgagagaaaagggatcagatggaccacggctatgacagaaacaataatgctggaagacttagactttgctgatgacattgctctgctgtcacaccgccaccaagacatgcatgaaaaaacaaaggccttctcagaaacagctggaaaccttggcttgaaggtcagcgcaaagaaaacgaaaagtatgagagtgaacgccagagtccaagacagcatcaaactaaatggagaagagattgaggaagttgacagtttcacctatcctgggtccaaaatgtcaaacaccggggatgcggaggtggagattcgagccagCCAGGCCTTTGTCTCACTCacgagcacatggaaggcaacaaacatcagccagaagatcaaactgagaatcttcaagtcaaatgtgattagcaccctcctttacggatccgaatcttggaagatgaccaaaaccatcagtaacaagcttgacgtcttccaaaacagatgcctcaggcgcatacttaacatcttttggccaaacaccatcaccaacgaagaactccagcGAAgagctgaaaccgagtccatcaccacgcaggttcaacgtaggcgttggcgatggattggacatgtgctccgccagcagacagcagacctttccagagtcgccctacgatggactccagacggccgaagaaaacgaggccgcccaaaggaaacttggagaagaacagtggaaagggagatgaaaggaaagggatggacatggggtcacctagagcgggtttcagccgatcgacatcggtggcggactttggttgaggccttatgtgcaacctgatgcacgaagaggactAGATAGATACACACACAGGAGAGAGATGCAAAATAGagtgagagaaatagagaaaatgacagactttTTAACGAATAAAACAAACCACATACACTCACTTACTCATGCCAGTAGTTCTCTTTCGTAGTTTCCACGCAAACAATATGCCTTACACTTCcgtttataaatatttgaaatgagtCAGATTCGATCATTTGTCCTGACAGACCCAGAAGAGGCGAAGGCTTTGCTGGAAAAGTTGATAGGAGAGCATCACCTAGGAAAACGTTTGTTTTTTCATTCGATGGTCCACAGCATCGGACACGCCGTGGAAACAGCAGTCAAAGATGTCGGCCACGCTGTTGAGTCAGCAGCCACGGATGTCCGTCACGCAGCTGGCTCGCTCGTTGATGGCGTGGAGTCAGCGGTCAAAGATGTCGGTCACGCAGCTGGCGCGGTCGTGCATGGCGTCGAGTCAGCGGTTAAAGATGTCGGTCACGCAGCTGAAGCTGTATTAAAAGGAGTCGAGACGGCAGCTCACGAAGTCGGTCATGCAGTGACAGCTCACAGCTTGAAAGAAGCCCTGAAGGATCTCGGTCACGCAGCAGGAGACTTGGTGAAGGGCGTTGAGACAGGAGTGGAAGATGTCGGCGATGCCGTAAAAGACGTAGAGCAAGGCGTTGAGACAGCTGCACAAGACCTCAGGCAGGCAGCTCGAGATCTGCGACAAGGTATCAGTCACCTTTGCCACTATGTGGTGCAGGCAGCTGGCGATCTTGAGCAAGGCGTTGAAACCGGAGCCGAGGAAGTGGCGCAGTCTTTGCCACTCATCGGTCATGCCGCGTCAGATGTGGTTCAAGCCTATTTTCATACTCTCCAAGCATCCGGGGCTTTCAAGCAGCCCAGTGAGGAGACCTGCCGGGATTCCATTCTGGCCTTCATCGGCGCTCCGGGAAAGTAGGAGCCGAAGCCGAGGCAGGTTTGTTAGATTTTACTGGCTTTAGTTAAGAACGTCCAACTGAATTAAGTttatcaaaacacaaaagtaGTCAGAGGTTTTAACAGACGCCCTCTTTTTGCAGAAGAATAATCTGATCAAGCTTTTCGGCGATAACGGCTCAAGTTGCTTCCGTACGTGCAACAGTTGAAGAAACTAATGGTTTCATAAGTTAAGTTATAGcttgttaaaataaacacttaattttacattaaataaaaaacaaaacaatgtttgaCTCATGCAGGTCCTTTACAAGTTTCGTAATTGATGATTTGAGGAGAGTGACTGTTCCTGAATGAAGTTGCTTCCCCTGCATCCCCCCCTACacgtggtgtgggtgtggaGACAaggcacacgtgcacacacacacacacacaaaacacacaaacacacaaacacacaaaacacacaacaggCACGCGCGATTAAAGACGCCGATCAACAATGGATGAATCTGTGATTCTTGTTCTTGAATCTTTTGTTATAAGAATGCAAGACCGCAAACCCACATATAACTGCCAACTCTTGTCTTCCATTCAACAAAATTCTGTTCACAGTACAAAAGATGTATACAAATGCAGTTTCTCGTCAACCATTTATCTACTCTTAATCTTTATCTATGTCTACAACGAGACAGATCAAGATGTTTTGAATATCAGCTTATAATACACGGCTTTAAAGGTAAGATAATGGTAAAGGTCATTGCAAGTTGCAAGGAAGCGGATATCCGAGGGGTTAGAGTGCTGATGTCCGAACTGAGATGCACACCGGTTCGATGCCCGTGTAGCGCTGCTCACTTTCCCAAGCTGCTCCCAGTGGGAGAACACTTGGTACATCTTAGATAATAATACTCGACTGAGAACCCAAATTTActtttgtaacaaaataaaagaatgtgaAGACACACAAAGAGTTTGAATGCTAAAATAAGATTTAATGATTGTATTGCCAATTAAGAAAATTTTCGTAAATCTTCTAACCGGCTCCTGTCGTTTGGGACTCAGACTCACATAGACGCTGCAGTTGACAGGGTCCACCACTGTTGCCGGCTGTGGGCGATAATCAGCAGGTCCTGTTAGTCACTGCGGCATGGACtatttggtcacgtgaccaaagaagaccacgtcccttgactgttgaaagtagaggttcctggcgtcctacgagtgtggccatcttgtttcatACAACACCGTTGGTTCTATATTCCCTGTATGAGATCCTCAGCAGCCTCCTCATGTACTTGTTGGATTACCTTTCCgtgtccacgtgtcacatccatGGAGCAGGATCGGTAGTAAACCTtattatggctatgccagatcctgtTTAGCCTACTAGCCATTGCCGCCAttgcgatcctgatgtggatgGCGTGGGGCTGAagtctttggagagggtggctcccaagtatttcGAGCTGTACCCCGCTCATTGAGATTTCTACTTTGCTGCTGCCATTGACCATTTTCTCAGTGCTGGTCTCTCCATTCCATGTCAAATTGTCTGTCAGCAGTAAGGTCTTGCAAGTTTTTGTTGGTGTCTGGTAACAGATTTATATCGTCTTCAGGTTGATGATCAGTGCTTCGaccatgatgttctccaagaagatattgaACAGCACCGGCGATAGGGGACATCCCCGAATCTTCTTTTACCATGGCCGTATAGCATGTAGTTCTCCGCATACCTGAGGACCGACTGTCTGGTTTTGTCAGCGACCGTCTGGCGAAGACACACAAGTACAGAAGGTGACAGCTTCGTGCTTCATTTATAGTTGTTTTTATAATGAAGCAGATCGTGATATCCGTTATCTTTAACTGCGTAGCAGGGACGAAGGTTGAAAATAATCAAGATAAAGGTTGCAAGAAGGaagaaactctttttttaaaattacgaTGTGCAAGATTACATTTACCAAAATATAAGTAATGCCATCTCCGTCCTTGGCCTACAAGCCCACAGACATCTCGGAGAtcgtacatttttattttgaagcatatttacaaataatctaCAGTCCTACTGAAACGTAAGCAACTTAAAAACGTTTCCGAAGGCCCAAGGATTAAGACTCGTACTAAAACAACTATTTTAGTTTAAATATTAAGCAAACTTAAGAAATAATTAATGACTTTAGGAAAAAACCTCCTAATGCTGACGTGAATGGCTGCTGAGGTAAAAGAGTACCTGATTATTCTGGAATACTGAATACACTGGAAATGTTATTTACATCAAAACGAATGATTAAATCAAGTTTCTCCATATGAATGTCCGCCGGAGTTGGACTTGAAAAACAGAGGTCACCTAATGTAAATGATAACGTCTTCgaatgatgatcatgatgatgaagTAGAGAATTTTTGGGAGTGGATGTGTTGTTCTCTCAATGAAGTCATACTTAggataaacaaacatgttttgatTCTGAGAACTGTCTATAGAACCCTGAAGACGCAAATATCATGGGTGAAGCTTTGAGTATCGTCGTGTGTTGTGGGTTTTGTGGTGAGCTCTCATTAATTACATAATAGTGGTGCTTACCACCCTTCGCCTCAGAAAAACGAGCAAACAAGATGTTGCTCTAGATTGTTACTTATTGTGATTCACCATGAGAACAGGCCACATGCTGTTTGCTGGTCACCAATAAAGTATATATAAACAATAGAAAATGCTATTTTGTTATTCTCGTTTAAGTGTCTACTAAGGTAAGGATGAACTGGTTCTTCATTtactttctctgtcttctttgaAACTATGACAATTTTTAGGAATGACAATGTCGCATAAAAGATATAACTAACATTTGAAGAGCACCGATAACATTTACTATTCAGCCTATCCATTTTGAAACAAACCTTACTGACGTTTTTGtgaaagaagagacaaagatATAATATTGTAACAGTAAGCTCGACTGTACTTTCCAAATATCAAATAATGAGCCAAATATTGCTCTTAGGCATGTAATAAAGTATTAAAGTTAAACATACATGAATTAAAAATTGATAGCAATCACTTCTGAAACTTCAAATTTCTGTCTAGGCCATTATTAAAGGATAAATATTTTGATCTACATTAAAACATGTaccaaacaatattttagaaGGCCCGCGTCTCCAACACAATTAAGCTGTTGGGCTATCGGGACTTCTATCTCCTGTAATGTAACTATCACCAGATTGTAACTAATATAATGGAAATTGGAGAAGACAGCAGATGAGCATGTTCAGGTCTGTTGTTGTAGATATCGCCATGAAGTTTGTCCTGCTTCTGTGCGCCTGTGTGGTTGTGTCTTCCGCCCTGGAGCTTCCTAGTCTCAAGCTGCTGTTGGAGCAGAAACACCAACTGCGTACGAGTAAGTgatctttatgttattttccACCTGGACATGTGGACAATTGCTTCACAGACGCAAAccatccacccactcacccacacacatgtcACGAACGGATGCGGTGCACTACACAACTGCACATTTTGTCAACAAAGAACACAACGACTACTGTAGGCTGCCCATGTCGTAGATATTTATTGTGCCTGGCCGAGGACTTTCACGAGACAACCACAAAAACCATTCTCACCTGCCATGAATACATCTTGTGTACGGCTCGTCCTCCGCTAAACTACTGCGAGGTCATCCTAGCGAGGGAACCAAATCAATTTGGAGACCACGGCGGGTACGTCCTTCCTTCTGGACGGTCGCAATGATTATATACTACCATTGTGCCTGTTTCCCGGGGTGAATACAGTGCTCACACCTGGtatatttttaaacctttataCTTCTGAAGTATACATTGTATTTATTCCCTCGAATTCACGTGCAGAGAGTTAAAAGCGTTTGCTGCAAGCAATGATTCgggacacaacaacaacaacaaccaccttTGATTCTCGATTTGCTCTGACAGGCACTGAGAAGGTGTAGAAGTTGCTGGAGAAGCTCTCTGGTGGACATCGCCTGCTGAAATATActgaatgtaaaataaactctCGCGTAAAGAGAAATTTCCTCTGCAATAACACACCCACCGGACCTTTCTCAAAAATTTGCAAGTTGTACAGTTGAACATGTCACTGTCTATCACTTTTTGTTTCAGATCAGGGAGAGCAATCCTCACTAAAGAAACGGAGTGAGCCACAGCTGGGAAAACGCTTGTGGATCGGCTCCGTAGTCCACAGTATCGAACATGCAGCTCAGAATGTCGGTCATGCGgtcgagacagcagtccacgATGCTGGTCATGCATTAGGAGGTCTTTTGGAAGGCGCCAAAGATGTTGTGGGAGAGGCTAAGAATGCATTCCAAAATGTTCTGAAGGACATCGAGAGAACAGTCCAAGATCTTGGTCACCAACTTTCAGATTTACTATCAAGCGTTCCGAATGTATGTAACTATCTCGTTCATAACGGCTCGACAGTCGTTCCTACTGATGTTACAGTGCCTCCAGAGTTAGAGCGAACACTTCAAGTAGTGTTACAAGCTTTCCAGAAAGCGCTCCCTACAACTGAAACTCTAAAGCATCTCACTGAGGAAGCATGCCGGGATGTTCTACACTCAATCATAGGAAAGTAGAGGCTCATGACGAATCAGCTTCACACAGGTCAGGTTTTACCAGACTTGCAAAAGAATTTCAAACACAGTAATCATATCACAAGAAGCACTCTAACAATGATATATAATGCTTTATTACTTTAGTTATTTTCAATTATCCTTTTCTTACTATCCTAGGTGTGGCCCTGTTCAGGTGTCTACATTTGCAGAATAATGAGTTTTCTGATATTTCTCAA comes from the Pomacea canaliculata isolate SZHN2017 linkage group LG12, ASM307304v1, whole genome shotgun sequence genome and includes:
- the LOC112577119 gene encoding suprabasin-like, which translates into the protein MKIFLILCACAVVSSAPYSSILEQILKLEELLIKNPEEAKALLEKLIGEHHLGKRLFFHSMVHSIGHAVETAVKDVGHAVESAATDVRHAAGSLVDGVESAVKDVGHAAGAVVHGVESAVKDVGHAAEAVLKGVETAAHEVGHAVTAHSLKEALKDLGHAAGDLVKGVETGVEDVGDAVKDVEQGVETAAQDLRQAARDLRQGISHLCHYVVQAAGDLEQGVETGAEEVAQSLPLIGHAASDVVQAYFHTLQASGAFKQPSEETCRDSILAFIGAPGK
- the LOC112577441 gene encoding uncharacterized protein LOC112577441, translated to MKFVLLLCACVVVSSALELPSLKLLLEQKHQLRTNQGEQSSLKKRSEPQLGKRLWIGSVVHSIEHAAQNVGHAVETAVHDAGHALGGLLEGAKDVVGEAKNAFQNVLKDIERTVQDLGHQLSDLLSSVPNVCNYLVHNGSTVVPTDVTVPPELERTLQVVLQAFQKALPTTETLKHLTEEACRDVLHSIIGK